The genome window GCTTGGGGCAACTTGCTTTATTTGTACAAGAGGTGTAATATGCAGAGCATGCAGAGTGGGTTTCAGAACAGTTAAGCGTTAAATGAAGTAGACAAATACGATAGAGATTGCATTAAATGGGGTAAACTGAATGAATAAACACATGCAACGTGAATTCTTAATGCAACAAATGATGATACGAACATTTTATGGTTAGTTAGCAGAAGCATTAATGCTTTGAAAGCaaataaaaccgaaaataTTGGGGTAATAATAGCTCTCGCTGGAACAGGTTTCTTTGGTGTTTATCTTTCTATTTATCGTTATTATTTACTTGTAAGGTCGTTTCATAATGTGGCTGGGATTGCGAAACGCACTGCATCCGCATCATTGAAACAGAAATGGGCATTATAATCGGTTGCCATTACCAAGAGGGCTGACTTTGCTGCCACTTAACTTCCTTCACTTTTGTCAGAAGAAGTGTTTTTTACTCTTCGCACCAGTTTTCTCGGCCATAAGTTTAAGTTAAGAAAGCGTAAATaagtgaattttttttttttaagctgGCTAAGGAGATAGCTGCCCCCCGTCGATTCCCGTGGTTCATTCAGCTCGTTGCAGTCATGACTTTCTTAGGCTGAATTGTTAAACggctattgttgttgtaattTCCATTTTGCCAGCTCATGTTTAATTGTTTTGCGGGTAATTTTGTACTTTTATGCTTTTGTTGTAAGCCACAAGTCAGAGTTTATTGTGTTAATGGCCGATTTTCGTGCTGACGACGCAACAGACTTTAATTGCACACCTTTGCAACATGCTCCAAAAAGCCGGGGGAGAAGTTCGAGAGAAGCATTTCAGAAACAACCGAAAATAATTGTAGAAACGAtagtaaaatgaaaatatgaaaaaaaccCAAGCCATCAACgattaaatacaaaaaaatcaGACATTGCCAGCCACCCATGGATTTCACTTTTTTATGGCTTACTTTTGTTTCTTGGCGATTCGGGCCGTAAGACAATTCAATGCCAACTTCAAATGAGTTTATGGCAAGCACACAAAGCCAAGACACATGAGAAAGATATCGCTTGGCCAGCCGAAAAGCAGCGAGTAGAAATACCAGAAACCAAGCTGGGGAACTACTAGTTTAGGTTTTGCTTTTGAATGAAATGATAGAAGAACATTGCAAATGCCTTTGTTTCAGCACTGCTGGGAAGACCCAGCAGCCATCGCAATCTGACTACGAATGCGAATCTGAGCCATGTGCTCAATAATGCTGATCGACCGGCAGACACTCACACAAATGCGATTCAGTCCGCACCCACTATTTTTGCTTTATATTATTGTACATGGTTACGTATACATTTATGCATTCATCGTCAAACATTTATAATCAAGTATCCGAAAGGCAAGCGCaaaaaataaagtataaaAGTGTTTGCTTTATCGTCTGTACAATACTTCCTATATGTGTGGTGTACGAGTTTAGATgggaatatacatatatatacatatatttatattgtaTAGTGTACATTGTATTTATGCAAGCAAATTAAATATGGGAAAATGATGTAACGCTATTGGTTTTGGGCTCACAGATCGAGTGCTCGCCACATCAGAGATAATCAATTACAGGCGCCTGTGGCGCGTGCCGCCTTCTTTCAGAGTTTTTAGTGGCCCccagttgccagttggcaGTTCCATTGACTGCGGATCCGATCGCGTTTTTTGGGATCTGGGTTTCGGGGCAGTCGCCTCTTTCCCAGCCTCCATTGTCTCGGTTTCTCCTCGCCTTTGTCTGTCTGCCTTCAGCGCGTCGTCGGTTTCGTTTTTATGAAAATTTATATGCACAGACGGAGTGAAAACAATTGCATTCACTGCATACTCTACCTTAGGGTATATAACTTGAATGGAAATCGCCTCATTAATCTGTGCCCACTAATATGCAGGCTTCTAAGCAATTTGCTTACATTAAAGTGTAAGTAACAAGCAGGGTTTTTGGAAATTAATCCAAATTGAGTAGATTTCCTAGTTAAAATCGCATTCATTTACTCACTCGTTGTTTGCTAGTTTCTCGTTGCTGCAATAGAATGCAGCGGACAGGGTTGACACACCACAAAGCACAGCAATCTCGGATTATGCAACTCGATATGGCAATGCCTTGCGACACATCTGGCAACGCTATCGCCGTGCggtttctgtttatttttgaatCGCAACAAAAGCGACCTCGGCCCAAGAATCTCACTTTGCAGGAGAAAGAAAGTTGACACAATCGCAATCACAAAGACGAGACGACACGAGACGAGaaggaaaaaagaaatgaaatgaaaagaaaagaaagagaAGACCAGGAAGCGGCGGCGGAAAAATTGTGTGCAGTCAATGAATGAAAAAGAAGAGCAGTGCGGTAGATGCCAGACGAAAGAGTTGCAAGCACACACATGTGCGGGCATGAAAGCAAATCAGAAACTTAAGACGTCTGTGTGGATTTTCCGTTTCGTTTGCGAGGCATTTTCCACCACCAAGAAAATAAGGAAAACGTACCGTTACTTACGAGCTGCATGCGAGATGGGCGGCGAATGGGGAAGGTGTGGAGATGGAAAGAAGTGTGTTAATTAACAAAGCAAAGTAGAGAGCAACTAACTACGAGGCATCCGGAAAGTAAACCGAAGAAAACCGTATTTCCATTTCGCTTTGATCACCTTTGCAAATCCAATTGGAATTTCCGAATGCATTTAGAGCGTAATAAATCATGCAGCGAGTCTTAACGAagttttcaattatttatgGCCAAAGAGTTATTTGAAAAGTGAGgaaataccaaaaaaaaaacctcattactgtttatattttttttttgccaataaGATCGCGAGTTACGAAATGTATTTCccattaaagtttttatttcaAAGTATACATAAAAGTTGTTTATTATAGAAACACCTCTTCGTGGTCTATGTTATCTTTTGGAATGATTGAGTAGCCATTTGAAGCCATTAAAGACCCGCAAACTTGACTTTACAGCTCTTACACTCCGTTGTTggaaaacaaatgcaaatagaGCTGCAAATTGCGATTTAAACGATACTTTCGCAGCCCGTTAATCGATAAACACCAAGCCCCCTCGATCACCTGCGATTAAACGTGATGCGCAGGCAAATCCCGCCCACTCCAATCCACTCGGCGATATCTTATCTAATCGAAGTGCCAGCCACAGATACAGACAATACAATATCTTCCCGGCTATTGAGCACTCGAAAACAAACATAAACATCCGAGGCCCTTCTGCCCACAGACGAGACCAGACCAAACCAGACATCTGTTTGCCATTTGATTCGATTCCGAGAGTGGTGGAGCCCCCTCAACACCCGACACAAGTCTCGACACTGACCTCCAGCACCAGGTAACCGAGGTCGCACAAATACACACCGCACATAGTCATAGACATAGCCATATGTACAGCCATATAGGGTGTTTGCCTTTGATTTAATGGATTTGCGTGTAAATTGCTTCTAATTCCATTTTTCCTACTCTTGAGCACAAATAGAAATCTGGCGACGGCAATCAAAATGTCAAACGGATTGACTGATTGACGAGCGATCGGGAGGAAAACTGGATGAGGGGCACGAAACGCGCTCCATCGGTGGCGATTTATTTTTGGAGGCTAGGGTCTAGCGGTTCACATTTACCatgtacacacatacatattcCAGACACCCGAATTTAGGGGGGCTCTCAAAATAGAAACAGACGAACTTGTGTGCATGGGACAAATCGCTTCCAGAGCAACATGAGTTCACCTCACGGAAAAGTTCAATAAACACTTAATATTATAACATTTTGgacaataacaaaatataatatgAAAAGACAAAATGTGTAGGGTAATCCAGATTGTGAATTTTGTAAGTTATTTATCAGGTTGCATCATATATGTACCTCCAATGGGATCTGAAAGATCCGCCTTAGCTAGTTCCAACTGTAAGTTGGATGGCTAAGAATAGACTGCTCCTCCAATCGCTGGAGCTTTGACATTGTTTTCTCGAGTGATTTTCCACAGCAAGTAGCGAGGGGGATTTCCCCGCTGCGAGCGGAACAGAATAGATCCCAAATTACCAGGCGCAGATACATAAATTAGTTGGCTTTGACTTTAGCTGCTTTTGCTTGTAATTTGCAACACGAACGGACTGGCGccatatttgtttttgttgttactTTGGGCATGTGCATGTGGCCGTGCATGTGTTGGTGAGTGTTTCCAATTTGAATTGAGAGTGCAGCTTGCACACACGTATTgtgcaaaaaaacaaaaatgtaaaaacaACACGCcgagttgcagttgctgcaacGTCAGCGAATTCGAATTAATCATCGGAAACGAAATGCGGTTAAAACCCAGCTGGCTAACAgggtgcgagcgagagggcgCTAGCCTATAATGAGAATGAGCCAGGGCCAAAGGCTGACGTCACAACGGCACAGTTAAAACACACACTGGCACATTTGACACCATTTGttactctctctctctctctatcggGCTCTGCTcactattttaattaattgcgctgcgctctctctcttgttgttgtttggttttgttttagtGATAAGAGGGCACTACTAATCGGGTTATCGTTCATCATTTATGCGAAAATAGGagcagaaaacaaaaactgtaCCTTGGGTTTGTTTAGCCAGCGTTTAAACGTGTCCATCGCAGGAGGTTGTTTCCttccagctgcagctccacAGTTGTTGCTCTGCCTCCTcccctcctgctcctgctacTCGTCTTCTCCTCTTCCGCTGCTCTTTCTTGTTGTCCTTGCTCTcgcgcacacaaacacactcacTTACTCACTCGCACTGTACACCAACACAAGCGCGTACgagccaaacaaaacaaagaaaaatgcaatttgtttggcAACTGCTAAATGCACATTACTGATTTTAACACTTATTGTGAATTTTGTTTAAATGCCTTGGCCTCTTCGCACTTTGCTTTTCTGCCTTTTGTTGTTCTCCTATATcctcttttttgctttttcaCTTTTCGTGCTCCTCACACGCGTGACTCTACGGTCTCATTAGGTGGAGCTGCATTTCCCTCGCGGAAACTGCGTCGGTTGTCCTGTGGCGGCCTGCAGAGGCAGTGCGTCAAAGCGGAGGCTGACCACTCGAATGTCGGGCGACTCGGATTgcaaacttttccattaaacTCGCGCAGCACTCATCCGCCCTTCGCGTTGCGATGCGATTTCCGTCGACAGCGGAGCGTCCGTGCGTTCGCAgcaaagtttttttttcgattaaTGTGACCAGTCGGCGGGGTCTGCGATTAGCAATGCCAAGAGTGTGGCGCTCTTCGGTTCGCGGGAAAATGTCACGGACGTGTAAAAATATTCTACACCGTTCACACTAGCAATGCTGTTGTATGTTCTGGATTTTCAATGTTTGACATAAGCTTATACCTAATTACATATCTAATCATTAAAATTGGTAAATTGAACAATTCTTACTATTAACTTTGATGGGTATTTGCTAAAATCTGCTTAAGGATTTGCAGTAAGTATCAAAGTTCTACCTCCGTATGTAATTACTTCATAGCGTagttaaattaataaattagaATGAGTACAAACATTTACAGCTCGAAATGCTTCAAATTTACTCAAAGTTCGAAAGTGAACTAAATTTTAGGTTAACAGGTTCGCTTCCCCACTGCTTGTCAGTTCGAAAAGGTTCGAGTGCGCACTGTTCGCCAGCGGAGTTCCGCACCCTGCACTCACCTCGCACATCTGCCATTTTTAGTCCCATTCAAGTTTCGCTTGCGTTTTCGCGTCGCCTGGTCACTAGTGTCGTTTTTGTAAGTTGTTGGGGTGGGTTAAAGCCCGCGCGCAGAGCTATAATTTTATTCCTGGAAAATCGTCGTTGGCGCTGACCGCGTCGCACTGCAAAGTTACCGTACGCAAACGAAAGTATTAGCCCTTTGTAGCCGGACAACTGTCAAACGGATTTGACTGACACAAGAGCAGTGATATTAGCAGCGCAACGGAAAGCAATTATACGACATAAAAATGTTCTCACGACCCAGGTAAgctttttttttcgtttatgCAAGGACTCGCCTCGAAGGATTTGTGAGCGTGTGTGCCTCGGTCTTGAATTATGTAAGAATTCGCGATGCGGGAGGAGCAACTGCCCCAGCTGGTAGCCCAGTGACCTAGTCACTCGGATCAGACGAGCGGCCGCCAAGGCGTCCGTgtgtatatacaatatattcACATAGTATATCATCCCATTTccccttctctttttttgtTCCTCCTTTTGCTGCGCAGCTTTCGTTTTCACTGGGAAACGCTAAGTGCGAGCGAGATAGGGATTCCGATTGGGAATCGCACATGGCCTGGCATTGACCCTTTGGCTTCCCTCCCTTTCTCGCACTTGCTGGTCCCGTTCGGCGAACAGCTGTTTTCagaattttcacttttccctTGCAATTGCATAAGCGTTTTCGAACTTGCATGTCTTCGTTTTTTTGGCTGGCAAACAAGAAACAGCTGAAAAAATCAATGGGCTGCAGAGAGAGAAAAGCGGTGCTAGGTATCATAATAATATGTGCTCTATTCTTCGGTGGAGGAATATCTTCGCACATAATTCGTATGAATTTTCTATGATTCATAGCTGGATAGGAAGtacaaatacaaatgtatTCTACTGTTTAGCAGTTTTCTAAGAAAAAACAACTAATGGAAAGTTCTTTATCATACTTTTACAATCGAAAACAATTTCTTTCCTGTGTAGCGAAAACACAACACCTTCAATaccatggacatggacataTATTCGAAAGATGGTCTGGCGGAATTCTAAATTTAGTGCATATACCGAAAAAATGTGTGCTTTGTATCGCCACTGTCAGCGTTTTTCGTTGCCAAGTTCATCAAGAATGTTTTCAGCTGGCCCGCTATCTTGCCTCTCGTTCCCACGCAAACCGTTAGCCAGAAATTTGGCTAGCAAAAAGAGGAAAGACGTAAAGAGTTTAATGAACTTGGCCAGCTTTTGCCTTCAGACTCCAGTTCTTAGGGGTAATGTTCTTAGGGCCTTTAGGACCCTAAAAATAACTATTGGTAGCACTTGGAGATATAGAGGGTATCATTTACGACACGCACTTATTCCGTGTATTTGGCTCAGATATGCGAAATTGTTTAGCACTCGACGTGGTGGGGGCTCATGTGAGTGCCATTCACATAAATGGAAAAAATTGACGAGTGATAGCGTGTTACCTAAACGATAATTATCAACCCAAAGTGCTCGCCTTTTGTCGGCGTAAGGGATCTCGGGGTTTCCAGCCCGGCGCACGTCACTAACCGGTTCCAACTTGACCAAAATCCAACAGCGACACCGATACCGACCCTCTGCCaaacccattcccattccccgcGAGCATGATTCCATCAATGAACCGCAAACACAAATTAGTCACACGCCTCTGTCCCGCGACATTTGCCTCTCTCGTAATTAGCACCATCTATTAGAACTGCCAGCTAGCAAAAACCAAACAGCAGGGGTCAAAATTATAGGGCAGCTTATAATATATGATCTTCGATTGGCACTTCGATCACAGTTACAGTGTTGCATAATCAGAAcctgtttttaattaattgatcTACTAATGAGTAGGTGtccataatttatttttgtaagcTCTCCACTACGAGTTGTTAGTTTCGCAATCTTATCTTGGGGCATTTACGCTTCAAAAACAGTAAAACATTTTCAAGTTCAATGATCCAATTGGTTTTGTAATTCATTAAATTGATACGATCACAAGGAAGTGGCCAGAAAATTAGCTACTTTAGTTGTCCTTAAGgagaataaataataatgcaaTTCAGTCCAAGCGGTAGAACTTAACTTGTAGTTTCAAATAGTTTTTATACTGAAGATCTTTGATTCTGAGGCACTGGATTAGATGCTAGAGTTACGGCCGCGGCTGTGCATAGATTTTTATCGTGATGTTGCCAGGCCATCCATCCCCCTTATCGCTGGCGCTTTGGATTCCGGGGGACAGCTGTAAACAATGCGGCTTAGTTTCCTTCTTTTCtgcttttcattttatattttggcgTGCCCAGCGCGGTGATAAACAAAAAGCAGCTGACGTCGACCTTGGGCATGGCGTTTTTATTccataaatatgtacatatgtgtgtgtttgtgggtgAACAGGGGGGCCCCCCAGTGGCAATGTGAAGAATGACAGTGGGCCCACCTCAAAGTCAAGGGTTCCCAGGGGGTTCTCCAATTGCCACGCTGATAAAGTGATTCACGTAATGCACTTTTGCCATTTGCAGCTTATGTGGAACTGTGGGCAAATTGTGCCGATGCGGCACTTCAGCAACAGGAAAGACTGctgtggcagcagcaacagttcCCACCGCTCGGCACTATCATGAGGTGGTGGGCGATATCATCTGCCCGTCTCAGGTGCGCGGCATAGATCACATCCGTGATCCGCGACTCAACAAGGTAAGGAGCACTAAATTAATTGTGTGGCCTTTAAGTTTTGTATTCACAAATGCTTTTCTTTTTAGGGCCTGGCCTTTACGCTGGAGGAGCGCCAAACTCTGGGCATCCATGGATTGCAGCCAGCGCGTTTCAAGACGCAagaggagcagctgcagctctGCAAGATCGCCGTTAACCGCTACACGGAGCCGCTGAacaagtatctgtatctgagcGATCTGTACGATCGCAATGAGCGTCTGTTCTTCCGCTTCCTGTCGGAGAACATCGAGGATCTAATGCCTATTGTGTACACGCCGACAGTGGGCTTGGCTTGTCAGCGCTTTGGCCTGATCTACAGACGTCCTCATGGTCTGTTCATCACCTACAACGATCGCGGACACATCTTTGATGTGATGAAGAACTGGCCGGAGCCGAATGTGCGTGCTATCTGTGTGACGGATGGCGAGCGCATCCTGGGACTGGGAGATTTGGGAGCCTGCGGCATGGGCATTCCCGTGGGCAAGCTGGCATTGTACACGGCTCTGGCCGGAATCAAGCCCCATCAGTGCCTGCCCATTGTGGTGGATGTGGGCACCAACAACATCGATCTGCTGGAGGATCCCCTGTACGTGGGTCTGCGTCAGAAGCGAGTGGTTGGTCGGGAGTACGACGACTTCATTGACGAGTTCATGGAGGCCGTGGTGCAGCGCTATGGCCAGAACACGCTGATCCAGTTCGAGGACTTTGGCAACCACAATGCATTTAGGTTCCTGGACAAGTACCGCAACACCTACTGCACCTTCAACGACGACATCCAGGGCACCGCCTCCGTGGCCGTTGCTGGACTCTATGCCTCCAAGCGTATTACGGGCAAGTCCTTCAAGGACTACACCTTCCTGTTTGCAGGAGCCGGTGAGGCCGCCATCGGCATCGCCGATCTCACGGTAAAGGCCATGGTGCAGGATGGTGTGCCCATCGAGGAGGCCTACAACAGAATTTACATGGTCGATATCGATGGACTGCTGACCAAGAGCCGCAAGGTGGGCAACCTGGATGGCCACAAAATCCACTACGCCAAGGACATCAATCCGATGTCAGATCTCGCCGAGATTGTCTCCACCATCAAGCCCAGTGTATGTTATATCATTTCTTATTTCTGATAGAATTTTTGGTAATTCTAAACTGATCAACAGGTTCTCATTGGTGCCTCGGCTGCCGCCGGCATTTTCACACCTGAGATCCTGCGCACCATGGCGGATAACAATGAGAGGCCCGTGGTGTTCGCCTTGTCCAATCCCACCAGCAAGGCAGAATGCACTGCCGAGGATGCTTACAAGCACACGGATGTGAGTTATTTGAATTGGAAATTACAATGACCAACTCTAATGAGATGATTGAAATGCACAGGCTCGCGTGATCTTCTCGTCGGGCTCTCCCTTCCCACCGGTCCAGATTGGTGAAAAGACCTTCTACCCGGGCCAGGGCAACAACGCCTACATCTTCCCAGGCGTTGGCTTGGGCGTCATCTGCACGGGTACTCACCACATACCCGACGAAATGTTCCTCATCGCCGCCCAGGAGTTGGCCAACTTCGTGGAGCCCAGCGACATTGAGCGCGGATCGCTGTATCCTCCGCTATCGAGCATCCGCAACGTGTCCATGAACATTGCCGTTGGCGTGACCAAATGTGCCTACGATAGAGGTAAGATACCAATAGCATACCAATCTTGATGGAACAGAAAAGATGactaaatttgtttacttttgtAGGCTTAGCATCCACCTACCCGGAGCCACAGGACAAGCGCAAGTGGCTGGAGAACCAGCTGTACAACTTCAACTACGAGAGCTCGATGCCCGCTTCCTGGGTTTGGCCGCGGATGCCCTACATTAAGACTCGTGATTTAGTCCCCACAAAGCTCTATGGAAAACAAAgtgaaaattaatttcttctttattttattctaGGCGAAGAAAGCCCGCTCATTGCCGCCatcaaataaaatagcatTAATGCGTTCAACTGGTTGATGGCACCGTTCTGTTTTGCATCTAACACACTCTACTACTTCCAAGCGTACACCATCAGCACCAAGCAACAAAACAACCAACCGACTACTAACTACCCTAGACTAGATAAATTTCCAGTGCTCACtcttttttaatgtttgtCGATCGATCCGTTGGCACCGACAGTCGAACTCAGCCGCAACTAAGAAATGATTAATATGttgttaatattaaataattataacacTTAACAAGCTGCGGAGTCAAGGGATCGGTTCTTAAATGtattttcaaattgtttaatagtattatgtatgtatgccatgtttttatatatgtaaaaattatcatgttattaattttgtgATACCGAATCGAACGATACCAAATGACGACATTGACTTGACGACTGTGACGGTGACTACGCCTCCGAAAAAGCAATTA of Drosophila mauritiana strain mau12 chromosome 3R, ASM438214v1, whole genome shotgun sequence contains these proteins:
- the LOC117143411 gene encoding NADP-dependent malic enzyme isoform X2; amino-acid sequence: MFSRPSLCGTVGKLCRCGTSATGKTAVAAATVPTARHYHEVVGDIICPSQVRGIDHIRDPRLNKGLAFTLEERQTLGIHGLQPARFKTQEEQLQLCKIAVNRYTEPLNKYLYLSDLYDRNERLFFRFLSENIEDLMPIVYTPTVGLACQRFGLIYRRPHGLFITYNDRGHIFDVMKNWPEPNVRAICVTDGERILGLGDLGACGMGIPVGKLALYTALAGIKPHQCLPIVVDVGTNNIDLLEDPLYVGLRQKRVVGREYDDFIDEFMEAVVQRYGQNTLIQFEDFGNHNAFRFLDKYRNTYCTFNDDIQGTASVAVAGLYASKRITGKSFKDYTFLFAGAGEAAIGIADLTVKAMVQDGVPIEEAYNRIYMVDIDGLLTKSRKVGNLDGHKIHYAKDINPMSDLAEIVSTIKPSVLIGASAAAGIFTPEILRTMADNNERPVVFALSNPTSKAECTAEDAYKHTDARVIFSSGSPFPPVQIGEKTFYPGQGNNAYIFPGVGLGVICTGTHHIPDEMFLIAAQELANFVEPSDIERGSLYPPLSSIRNVSMNIAVGVTKCAYDRGLASTYPEPQDKRKWLENQLYNFNYESSMPASWVWPRMPYIKTREESPLIAAIK
- the LOC117143411 gene encoding NADP-dependent malic enzyme isoform X1: MFSRPSLCGTVGKLCRCGTSATGKTAVAAATVPTARHYHEVVGDIICPSQVRGIDHIRDPRLNKGLAFTLEERQTLGIHGLQPARFKTQEEQLQLCKIAVNRYTEPLNKYLYLSDLYDRNERLFFRFLSENIEDLMPIVYTPTVGLACQRFGLIYRRPHGLFITYNDRGHIFDVMKNWPEPNVRAICVTDGERILGLGDLGACGMGIPVGKLALYTALAGIKPHQCLPIVVDVGTNNIDLLEDPLYVGLRQKRVVGREYDDFIDEFMEAVVQRYGQNTLIQFEDFGNHNAFRFLDKYRNTYCTFNDDIQGTASVAVAGLYASKRITGKSFKDYTFLFAGAGEAAIGIADLTVKAMVQDGVPIEEAYNRIYMVDIDGLLTKSRKVGNLDGHKIHYAKDINPMSDLAEIVSTIKPSVLIGASAAAGIFTPEILRTMADNNERPVVFALSNPTSKAECTAEDAYKHTDARVIFSSGSPFPPVQIGEKTFYPGQGNNAYIFPGVGLGVICTGTHHIPDEMFLIAAQELANFVEPSDIERGSLYPPLSSIRNVSMNIAVGVTKCAYDRGLASTYPEPQDKRKWLENQLYNFNYESSMPASWVWPRMPYIKTRDLVPTKLYGKQKSEEVM